One window of Triticum dicoccoides isolate Atlit2015 ecotype Zavitan chromosome 5A, WEW_v2.0, whole genome shotgun sequence genomic DNA carries:
- the LOC119296884 gene encoding glutamic acid-rich protein-like, producing the protein MENGNSSNGGNQDKKRSKKRVLTAEELRRLENVRPTSWDDEWLVTLNITDNVVSDEDVKSVSTFTTDSPKSRASTYGDGTNTDKETDDDDDKSVDDDDDEEEEQEEAKDEDDVDDDNDEEEDEEEEEEEEEEEGQEEAKDEDDVHDE; encoded by the exons ATGGAGAATGGAAATTCATCCAATGGGGGTAATCAAGACAAGAAAAGGAGCAAGAAGCGTGTGCTGACCGCGG AAGAGCTTCGGCGGCTTGAGAACGTGCGACCTACCTCTTGGGACGACGAGT GGCTCGTAACACTGAACATCACAGATAATGTGGTGTCGGATGAGGATGTTAAAAGTGTCAGCACTTTCACAACGGACAGCCCCAAGTCTAGGGCCTCGACTTATGGCGATGGGACGAACACTGACAAGGAGACCGACGACGATGATGATAAGTCtgttgatgacgatgatgacgaggaggaggagcaggaggaggccaaggatgaagatgatgttgatgatgataatgacgaggaggaggatgaggaggaggaggaggaggaggaggaggaggaggggcaggaGGAggccaaggatgaagatgatgtccATGATGAGTAG